In the Pelagicoccus albus genome, CAAGATGAGGAGAAGGGAGTTTGGTATCAGATCCTCGACCGTCCCGATGCGGTGGGAAATTATACAGAATCTTCAGCCAGCAGCATGTTTACCTACATGTTGGCCAAGGGTGTTAATCATGGATGGCTAGACGAGCGTTATGGCGACGCTGCCAAGAAAGCATTTTCCGGTATGATAAAAGAGTTCGTGCGTCCGCATCCGGACGGGACTGCGAGTTTGAGCCATATCTGTCTCGTTGCCGGGTTGGGATTTGGCCGCGATGGCAGCTACGAGTACTACATGAGTGAACCGGTTGTAGAAAACGATCCGAAGGGCATAGGCCCGTTTCTGATGGCTGGTTTGGAAGTTACTGCTTTGTTAGAGGAGAAATAGATTATGTTTAAGGCAATGAAAACCCCTTGGTTTGGAATTACGGCGCTTTCGCTCGCCGGATTTGCGCTGTCCGTTCAGGTTCAGGGCGAAACGAAAGAGAGAGTTGTTTCGCAGGAAGAGGCCTACGAATGGCTGGTTGCGGACGAGATCATGGAACGGATCGCCGCACCCGAATTTCGTGATGCCGTGTACGATATACGTGAATACGGAGCGAAAGAGGGCGAAGAGAACGTCGACGCGGGAGACGCGATAGCCGAAGCTATCGAGGCATGTCACTCTGCAGGGGGCGGCAAGGTGCTTGTGCCAGCTGGAACGTACTACACCGGGCCTATTCATCTTTTGAGCAATGTGAACTTGCACTTGGAGGAGGGGGCTACTCTGAAGTTTAGTACGGATCCGAAGGATTACCTTCCTGCGGTGTTTACACGTTGGGAAGGTGTGGAGCTGTATAATTACTCCGCCCTCATTTATGCCTACGACCAGCAGAACATTGGTATCACCGGCAAAGGCGTTCTGGATGGGCAAGCGGGTGACGATGCTTGGTGGTCCTGGAAGGGCCGTTCCGAGTGGGGATGGGAGGAAGGCATGCCGCATCAAGGTCCTGCCCGAGCTCGCTTAATGGAACAGGCCGAAGCAGGAGTTCCCGTGGAAGAGCGAGTTTACGGGGAGGGCGATTACCTGCGTCCCAATTTGATTCAGCCCTACAAATGCGAAAACGTTTTGATCGAAGGGGTGACGGTTAAGAATTCACCGATGTGGAATCTCAACCCCGTGCTTTGTCGCAATGTAATCGTGCGAGGAGTGAACATTTCGAGCCACGGGCCCAACAACGATGGCTGTAACCCGGAGAGCTCCAAGGACGTGCTGATCGAGGACTGCATGTTTGATACTGGCGACGATTGTATCGCCATCAAATCGGGCCGCAATAACGACGGACGAAGAGTCAACGTACCATCTGAAAACATCATTGTCCGTAATTCGAACATGGCTGAAGGTCATGGAGGGGTCGTAATCGGCAGCGAAATTTCTGGCGGCGTGCGGAACGTGTTTGTCGAAAATTGCGAAATGAACAGCCCGCATCTGGAGCGAGCGCTTCGTATCAAGACGAACTCGATACGTGGAGGTTTGATCGAGAACATTTTCGTACGCGACGTGCAGGTGGGAAGCGTGGCTGATTCGGTTATTAAGGTAAATTTCCTCTACGAGGAAGGAGACGCGGGCGATTTTGCTCCAGTTGTTCGAAACATCGTAGTTCGCCGCCTCGTCAGCGCCAAAAGCAAGTATGCCCTTTTCGTGAAAGGCTACGAGCACACGCCGATCACTGGTTTGCATCTCATAGATTGCCAGTTCGAAGGCGTGGAGAAGCCCAGCGTCTTGCTCAATATTCAAGAACTACAGCTAGATGGCGTGCTAATGAATACCGGCGCCAAAACTGATAGTTGGGGCAACCCCCTCTAGGCTTTGGGGGCGATTATGATGCCAGACTCCTTTTTCAATTGATTCCTTACTCCTGTGTGATTTTCTGCAGGATACCCTGAGGCTCTAGCGAGCCTCGCCCCCGGTAACTAAAGACTATGGATAGAAAATCCCTTTCATTTCTCGCTGTTGGATTCTTTGTTGGAATTCTTGTCAGCAGCGTCTCTTTCTCGTTCATCACGGCCAACCGTGGCGACTCCGTATCCAGCGCCCGAGTACTCAAGCTCGCCCATGGATTAGACACGGCCCATCCGGTGCACCTCGGAATGGTGCGCATGAAGGAACGCTTGGAGGAGCTATCTGGCGGGACGATGACCATCGATATCTATCCCAGTGGGGTTTTGGGCTCGGAGGTCCAGTGTATCGAGCAGCTGCAGGGCGGTGTGTTGGCCATGACCAAGACTTCCACGGCGGCTATGGAGAACTTCATTCCCGAGTTCGGCGTTTTTGGTGTGCCTTACCTTTTCAAGGATGAAGAGACTTATTGGAATATCCTCGATGGCGAGATAGGCACCGAATTGCTTTCGGTTGGCGATAAGGCCGGACTGCACGGCCTTTGTTATTACGACTCTGGTAGCCGCAATTTCTACAGCACGAAGAAGCCGATTCGCAGTCCGAAGGATTTAGTGGGCATGAAGATCCGCGTGCAAAATAGCCGCATGGCTATGGCGATGATCGAAGCGATGGGAGGATCGCCCACTCCGATCGCTTGGGGTGAGCTTTATTCTTCCCTCGCGCAGGGAGTCGTTGATGGAGCTGAAAACAACCCGCCGAGTTTCGAATCCAGCCGACACTTCGAGGTGAGCAAGTTCTTTACCCCTGATGCCCATACCCGCGTTCCGGATCTGCTTATGATTAGCAACCCGGTCTGGGATTCTCTGACTTCCCAGCAGCAACAATGGCTGCATGACGCTGCAGTGGAATCTTCCGCCTATCAGCGTGAACTTTGGGCAGAGAAGACCAAGGAGTCTTTGGCTGCGGTAGTGGCAGCGGGAGTGGAAATCGTGGATTGCGATCCGGCCGAGTTCCAAGCCGCCTGCGCTTCAATCGCTGATACGTTGGTCGGCACCCCGATGGAGCCATGGCTCAATAAAATCCAAGCGGCCCAGTAAGATGAGCGACTCTGAGAATAAGTTATTGAGCGCCGCGGTATCCTTGCGGAAGAAGCTCACCTTCGTCCTCCAGTGGATTGTCATCATCCTGATGGCGGCTCTGGTGTTGGATGTTTTGTGGGGAGTGATCTCCCGCTATGCCCTTGGGCAGCAAGCAAAGTGGAGCGA is a window encoding:
- a CDS encoding glycoside hydrolase family 28 protein, yielding MFKAMKTPWFGITALSLAGFALSVQVQGETKERVVSQEEAYEWLVADEIMERIAAPEFRDAVYDIREYGAKEGEENVDAGDAIAEAIEACHSAGGGKVLVPAGTYYTGPIHLLSNVNLHLEEGATLKFSTDPKDYLPAVFTRWEGVELYNYSALIYAYDQQNIGITGKGVLDGQAGDDAWWSWKGRSEWGWEEGMPHQGPARARLMEQAEAGVPVEERVYGEGDYLRPNLIQPYKCENVLIEGVTVKNSPMWNLNPVLCRNVIVRGVNISSHGPNNDGCNPESSKDVLIEDCMFDTGDDCIAIKSGRNNDGRRVNVPSENIIVRNSNMAEGHGGVVIGSEISGGVRNVFVENCEMNSPHLERALRIKTNSIRGGLIENIFVRDVQVGSVADSVIKVNFLYEEGDAGDFAPVVRNIVVRRLVSAKSKYALFVKGYEHTPITGLHLIDCQFEGVEKPSVLLNIQELQLDGVLMNTGAKTDSWGNPL
- a CDS encoding TRAP transporter substrate-binding protein: MDRKSLSFLAVGFFVGILVSSVSFSFITANRGDSVSSARVLKLAHGLDTAHPVHLGMVRMKERLEELSGGTMTIDIYPSGVLGSEVQCIEQLQGGVLAMTKTSTAAMENFIPEFGVFGVPYLFKDEETYWNILDGEIGTELLSVGDKAGLHGLCYYDSGSRNFYSTKKPIRSPKDLVGMKIRVQNSRMAMAMIEAMGGSPTPIAWGELYSSLAQGVVDGAENNPPSFESSRHFEVSKFFTPDAHTRVPDLLMISNPVWDSLTSQQQQWLHDAAVESSAYQRELWAEKTKESLAAVVAAGVEIVDCDPAEFQAACASIADTLVGTPMEPWLNKIQAAQ